The segment CCTCCTGGCAGCACAGTGGGGTCCACAGCCCTGGCTCCTGGTTCGgcttgctggtgccagagtgGGCTGTAGAAACCGATTCCTCTGAAATCCAGGCGTGTGTGGTCTGATGGCTGATGGCTGGGTCCAAAGCAGCCACTGTCCCAACTCCCCTCTGGTAAAAGCTGCAGAGGAGTCCTAAAGGAAGTCCCCTTcctcaaaactacagaaaacagtCCAAGGCTGCTGTCACAGGGCAAGTGCTGCACTAAGAAAATGAAACTCAAACTCCCAAGAGAGGGGAGTggttagcacctgcttcccatggacaaggtcccgggttcgatctctGGTTCCTCCAAAAAAAGCCTAGGAGAAGCGCTGGGCACCCCAGCTAGccctcccactccctccccagccTGGGGCAGAGCCAGCCTGTGCCCACATCGGGTCCCTGGAAATGCCTCTCCAGCTCGCCCTCCCAGAGATTGCCCTCCAGGCAGGAGCAGCTTGGGGCAGCTAAAGCAATGTGAGGAGCTTTTAAGTCCAAACAGCCTGGAAACGCTTGTTgcttttagagatgaggaagttCTGGTTCTTAAGTTCCTGTTGACTGGAGAGTGTTTAAGGCTGCCTGCCAGCATAAGCCCAAgaacaggctcagaaaagacagcggttgaccaagaacctagagagtctacagcagcaagcaggagaatcgcatccatcagccatgtgggatctaagccccctctcaatttagaggtggagtggacatcaccatcccagggtcctcaggatggaggaataaaatatggactagagtgcacctactggtatcctactacagaattgttgtgactctagcaatgaaagaagcTCTATCATTGACGAGGAGgcggtggccatgggagttgctgagggcagggagaggggagaagagatgtgattggggcattttcaggacttggagttgtccaaaatgatactgcagggacagatgcaggatattatatatcctgccataaaccactgaatgtactggggaagagtgtaaagtacaatgtaaactataatctatgtggtgcagcagtgctccaaaatatactcatcaaatgcaatgaatgtgccacactgatgaaagagtttggtgatgtgggaggagtgggggagtggggagtggggtatatgggatcctcagatttttttttaaggatttatttatgttttatttattcccccccaccccccacttgcagcttgctttctgtcttctctgtgtccattcgctgagcattcctctgtctgcttgtctccctttcttgcatcatcttgctgcaccagctctccgtgggcatgggtcgtcagctctccatgggcacaagCCAGCCTGTCTTTGCAAGGAAGCCCTGGCAAGTGAACCCAGAGcctctgtatggtagacaggagcccaattgactgagccacagccgcttccctcatattttttaatgtaacattttgtatgatctatgtatcttttaaaataaataaataaaatatgaagaaaaaagaaaagacagcgGAGGCTACACATCACCCCTCCAACTGCTCATCCTGATGGGAAGGCTGAGCTCTGAAGaagagcaccagccaatgcagGAGCATGCCACGGGGGCCTGATACCTCCACCCACACTGGGATTGTGGGGCCTCAGACCAGGAGGTTCCTAACTGCAGCCCCCTGTGCCGATGCCCATACGTCCCCCTGGGCCACTGGTGCAACCTGCTTGGGGAGAGCAGATGGCCCCTTCCACCCAACAAGGGAAGCATCCCCGAGGCTGAGCCCCCTCCCTTCCGTCAGGCTCGGAGCCAGAGCTAATGTGATTTATAAAAACCCAAAAGGTGCTGTTTCCTGGAACCAAAGGCAATGGAAACTCATGCAAACACACTCATGATTTATTAGACTTTAATCATCTCTGCCTggcatgggggtgggaggggggggggaggggggttgctTTGGAGCATGGACTTCAGGCCCAGAGTTGGGCCCAGCTGCTGCTACTTGCTCCATGTGAAAATGCTCAAAACCTTTGACTTTGCCAAGCCTCGGGGAGAGTGATGTTGGTCCCACGGCATCGTGGTCGGGATTAGACAATACTTCCTATGATGCAACGGAAGCATGCGCCGAGGGGTTCGGTATACCGTACGTGCTCAGTAGATAGCCTCTGTCTGTAGGAGGGCTCTGGTAGTTAGGGAGTAACAATTGCAACAGTACAGGTATTTTATGCCCACTGCAAAGAAGAAATAGGCTCAGGGAAAATAAACGTCCCCAGCGTCACGGGTACCTGACCATCCCCGGGACACTAACAAAACAGCTGATTGAACGCATGGAAGGAGGAAACAGCCGGGCTGGGTGGTGTGAGGACCCCGCGAGGCCTGCAGTGGTGTGGGGGGAGAGGCGGGAAGTCCCTGGGCTCGGTCTGGGCCTGCAGGGAGGCCTGGGCTGGCTGCCATCAGGACAAAGGCTGAGTGGACACCCTGACGCAAGTGCGTGGATGCTGCAGGGCGGTCCCTGGGGCGGTTTGGCATCTCCATTCTGGGGTACCACCTGGCCCTCTGACCTATTCAGAGCTGGCCAGGTGTGCCCCCGGCCCCAGCGTGCCAGGACCCCCAAATGCACCTTCAGCTCCGTGCATTCAGGCACCCTCTGTGGGACCTGGGGCATCACGGTTGCCCTCTGTAAAAGAAGGACCTGGGCTAGATGAGGAGAAAGGAAATCTCCATCGCATGCCAAAGCCGGAGGCTGGAGCGGCTGCCAGCAGTGCAAGCTGAGAAGGGGTGTGTGGGTGCGGGGACGCTCAGCCGGGGCAGGTGTGGGGCTGATCAGTGATCGTGGGGGGCGGCTGGTATAGAGCAGGTGGAGCCCACCTGCGCTGTGGCCTCGGCACTGCTCAGAACTCACAGATAGCCAGGCGGTACTGCAGGCAGTTCTTGTCGTTCCACTGCCCGTCCGTGTACATCTCCACACACCTCTCCTTGCCCCGCCCCCGGGGCTCCCCTGGGTACCAGTTGGTGTAGTTCACGGGGGCCCCATCCAGCTGGCGGAACTCCCCCGGGGTGGGGCCCTCGGCCAGGCCCAGGTAGGCGTAAGCGTTGTGCTTCTTCACGAGGCTCGCCATGGCCTCATTCTCCTCCGGGCTCTGGGGGATGGCAATCTGGCCGCCTGCTCTGGCACACGATTCTCCAGCGTCGTCAAAACTGACCGACTGCCCATTGGTGGAGAAGACCTTGTCCCCCACGACCAGCGCAGACCCCTGCAGGCTGAGGACTGAGCAGAGGGGCATCAGGCCAGGCCTCTTGGTGAGCCCCTGCTCCCTCAGGCTCTCCGTGCTCCCTCAACCTCGCGGGCCTTTGAGGCTCCCCCCTCCTCCAACCCCAGCCTTCCTAAACTTCTGTCTAGGCTGACACTCATCTCCTCACCATTCATTGCCTACTCATTATTCCATTCACCCGTTTAACAGTCATTTCCTGACTGTCTACGATGTGTCAGGAACAGTGCAGTTTTCTGGGGACTCAGGAGAAAGCAAGAACCTGCTCCCCAGGATTGCGGGAGCTGATCTGTGCCTGCCTCCATCTGCCTCTGGGTCACAGGCACGTTAGAAAAGGGGCGCATGGCTCCTTTCCCAGCTGCACGTCCACCCCTGGTGGCCAGGCCTTAGGGTCCTGGGGGGAACCGGTGGGAGCCCCTACCCGGCGAGGCCCTGAGGCCCCCCTTACCTCCCAGGGCCTGCAGGATTTGGCGTCGGAGGTCCTGGAGTTCAGCTTGGAGCTCCTCGTCCAGATGCGCTGGAAGCCCTGCGGAGAGAATCCCGCCCCGGCTTGCGCAAGGCCAGCAGCGTCCAGCAGCGTTCAGCAGCAGCCACAGGCAGGACAGGGCCCAGCACGCCACCCTGGTCTCCAGGATCTAGGTACCCATGGGCTGGGGGCTTCCACACTCCCCCGCAGCAGCCTTCAATGCAGCACAGCACTTGCCCAGCCTCCGCCCTCCCCCGCCGCCCTTGCACAGACCAGGGCTGGCTGCAGCGGTTTCAAGCAGGGTCCCTCCCCGCTCCTCACCCCTGTGCTCTGAGTGACCTTGATGCCTACGCCCCTGGGCACAGGGGACCCTGATGCACCAATCTGCTGGAGCCCCTGATCCACTAACGCTGCCTGGCAATGCCTCCTGGTCCCTCTTCCCTGCGCCTGACTCCCCACTTCTCCCCATCTGCAGCCACGACTCAGTAGCGGCTGCCACTACAGTTTCTGCATTACGGCTTGCTGCCAGGACACCTCAGATGTCTCGCCGCTGGCAGTTCTCTTGCCGGGTTGACCACGGGCTCTTTGGGGACCTCCCTTGCACCCTTTGCCCGACCCCTTCGTCAGCTTTGGGAGGTCACGCAGCACGGCCTGAGTGCCCCACCTGCTCACCTGGGGGACCCCTTTCTCCAGGCTCTCCCTTGTCGCCACGTTCGCCAGTGAGGCCAGGGGCTCCAGGCAGCCCATCGCACCCAGGGAGACCCCCTACTCCTCCAGGGGGGCCCACTGGGCCTGCAAGGAGAAGGGGTCACGGAGGCACAGGGTCTGGAGCGAATGGACCCCACCTTCAGCAGCTGCTCGCCTGCCACTGCAGGAGCGTTTTGAGGGCAGACCCTCAGGGAGCTCCCACCCAGGAAATTGCCCCTGTGCCCCCCCCTCCAACAGCTGACCCTTGGGTGAGGGGTCTCTCCGGGCCTGCACCTGGAGGCCCAGGGTCTCCTTTGACTCCGTCTCTCCCGTCTCTGCCTGGCAGGCCGTGGGAGCCGGGGGTGCCAGGGATGCCAGGGCTCCCGACACAGACTTCCTTCACGTCACTCTGGGTGCTGGAGACCGCCAgcaagaggagggggagggccagggcgcGCAGCATCCCTGCTGCCGCGGCGGCTGCCGTCCTGCGAGCGGAGAGGGTGGTGGCCACCTAGAGCTCACGGCGAGGTCTCCCTGCCCGCGTTGCGTCCACACACCTCTGGTCTGGGACGCCGTCCGGAGTCGGGGCGGGGGCTGAAACAGGCAGGGGACCTGGGCGCAGGAGAGGGCGGCTTGGGCTGGCCCCGCTGGGCCCCGCGGCCCTGCCCGTCCCCTCCCAGCTGCCTGCAGGGGGCACCTCGCCCCACCTCCTGCCCCGCCACCTGCTCCCTGGCACCAGGTCCTGAGGGACCGTGGGTCAGGGATGGACGGAGATGACCAGGGCCGTGGTGTGGCCCTGTGGTGGCGGGTGAGGCGTGCCTCCTCCCTCTCTGGGGTGCTCCCTCCCGGGGAACTGTCCCTTGCTGCCCCACCGGCAGGCCCTGCTATGCCCGGCATGGGCCGGACCTGGTTGAGGAGCACAACGAAGCGTGAGGATTTGCGCAAGCCCACCTTCCCGCACCTGTAGGGACGGTTCTGTGGCACATGCTTCAGTGGGGTACGGGACCCTCCCTTTCCCAGCCTGGCCCCCAGAAGCCTGTGGCTGAGCCACAGCAGGGCAGACCCCGGGTCGGGGCTCGACTCACCTGCACAAACAGCCTCCAGCCCACGTGGGTCTCTGCCCCAGAGCCAAGCGGGGGCAGCACCATTTATAGGTCAGCGGGGCCCCCaggctgcctccccaccccccagaggCCCCGTCACGTGGGGCTCTGCCGGGGAGGGCGGGGCAGGAAGCCGCCCCCAGTTCACATGGGCATTTCCTCGCAGGGCACTCAGGCTGGAGGGGCACTTAGGACCGGAGGGGAGCACAGAGCCTGCTAAGGAGGATCCCCGGCCTCAAGGGGGGGATTTCCCACAGCCTGCAGGCCACCACCCTCCCCCAAGCCTGGGCCCAGCCGGCTTCCCGGCAGAGAAAGCCCAGGGCCCGCTGCATGCCCAGACAGAGGCACCTTCTGCAGGAGCCCCTCCTGGCTCGGCCCTGTGCTGGCTGCCAACACAGTTCCGGGACTGTCAACCCCCAAACGCCCACGGCAGAAGAGAATAGAGGCAAGCTGCACGTGCTGGTGAGAGAGCACGTGGCGGATCAGCCACTTACTGCGCGGACCTGCCCTGAGTCCAGGTGACTTCACCCCAAGGCTGTTCCagctccagggcctcctgagctcGTGGAGGGTGCAGGGGCTGCCTGCTTCCCGGGCTGTTGCCAGACAGTGCTCAGGCCATGGCTCAAGCTGACCGTTCctcctgtgctggagcctgactCACTCTGGGAATCCCAAGTCCCTGGAGCCTGCAGCTGAGTTGGTGGGCATGTGGGCAGATTTAGGGGCAACCCTCCAGCATATTCCACTTTCCTCTGCTCAGGAATGCCCAGCTGCTGGGAGGCAGGGCAGTGCCAGGAGGGTCACAGGTGATGGGCAAGTCCTGAGAATTTTAAGGGCTGGAATGGTAGGTGAAGCCCCGATGGGTGCTCTAAATGTAGGGTGGGTAGCAAGAGGAGAACCAAGACGAGGAAATGTCTCCATGCTTACTTGCAAGGAGTTCAAAAAGCCTTTAGATCCTCAGGGGGAGTGGAGCTATTTTGGGGAGAGGGATCGTGGCTAAGGAGACCCACCTCCTAGGGGCGGGGAACCAGCCTGTGTCTATTGGTGCTTTGAGCTGCCTGCTCAGTTCCACCCCTGGTCTGAGGGCAGCACCAGGCACAGGATGGGAGAGAAGGGCCAGCGCAGGAGGGAGCAGGCTCTGGCTGGAGGGGCCTGGTAGGGAACAGAGCAGAGCTCGGCTTGGTCAGCCGGGAAGGCCCCCGGGCTGTCAAGGTCCCCGTGATGGGTCAGGGAGGATGAGGGCTTAGCAGCCAGACACGTCTGCACATCAGTCTACCGCAGTTACTACCCAGGCGGCCTCCAGCAGGGTACATAAAATTTTGAgccttgattttcttttattattattataaaacttATAGAAAGTTGCAGGTACAGTGCAAATAAATTTTTTCACTGAAAATTTGCCAACCTGATAACCCATCGTTCCCAAATACATCAGTATTTATATCATACAAAGACATTTTATTATCTAACCATAACATAGcaacaaaatcaagaaattaacattgatacaatAACTCCAAATAACTTTTAGTCTGTATGCAAAATTTGCCAAATGTCCTCATCATGCCCTTTATTGCAAAAGGATCCCAGCACAATTGCAAGTTCCATTTCCTCTCCAGGTCACTTCAGTCTTCTTCAGTCTGAAACAGCTCCAAAGCCTGTCCCTAACTTTCGTGGCTGTAACACTCTTTGAAGATTATGAGATGGTTCTTGTGTGGAGTTTTCCCACTTTGGGCTGTACCTCATGGCTCATTTCCAGTTCTGCAGCTTGGCAGGAATGCCAGGCACAGGGGGCTGTGTTCTCGTCGCAGCTTCCAGGTGACGCATTTTTTCAGTCTGTGAAACGCTGATGCCACTCACTTTGATCATTTGATTAAGGTGGTGTGTGTCCGGCTTCTCCACCATAAAGGtactttttctccttttagtCTTTTAAATTCAGATTGGCAATTTGGATGATAGTCTTTTGAGAAATGTTTCTGCAAGTCTCTTGCGCATTTTTTAAAGGTTGTCTCAATGTCCATAGTAGTTCTTTACATACTGGATATGAGCTCATCAGTACTGCATATCTGTATAAAAATAACAACTGTATCTTTTAGggcttatttattttctcttttttcctggaGAAGTATGGCTGAGTTGCAAGAGGGagggatttttattttatatacttttgtaTCCTTTGATTTTGGAGCCATATCACTCTTTTGGGTTTTGGGGGGTTAACAGTAGGgatgcccatttttttttaatcagctgTAAATTCATCCATTATGTGGATTTAATGATACATTTATTGACAGAGATTTAGGATACTCTAACTTGTTTAACTTTAGGGAAAAGATAGTGCATTGAAAAACAATGAACATACGTATTTGCCCCCCTTGTTTAATGGTATTTGTAAGTTAAATTCtgaaaagtggaattgctggataaaGAGGGTTCATTGAAAGGTTCTATCCATTTTTACTTCTCCAGCAGTGTGTGAGAGAGTCCTATGCCCAACTCTGCTAATCCTGGTTataacacatatttttaaattactcgTTATGAAAGAAGAGTTTCTCTAGCTACCACCACTCTTTGAAGCAGCACGAAAGAACCCCCTGGACTCATTCTAAGCATCCAGAAGCTCCAAGCAGCTGAGAAGGGTCTGGCTAGGCCCAGGTGGGACAGCGTCAGCGACGGTCTGTGCCGGAACAGGCAGTGTCCGGCTCCCCAGCCAAGAGGCCTGGCT is part of the Dasypus novemcinctus isolate mDasNov1 chromosome 6, mDasNov1.1.hap2, whole genome shotgun sequence genome and harbors:
- the LOC101425279 gene encoding pulmonary surfactant-associated protein A, with product MLRALALPLLLLAVSSTQSDVKEVCVGSPGIPGTPGSHGLPGRDGRDGVKGDPGPPGPVGPPGGVGGLPGCDGLPGAPGLTGERGDKGEPGERGPPGLPAHLDEELQAELQDLRRQILQALGVLSLQGSALVVGDKVFSTNGQSVSFDDAGESCARAGGQIAIPQSPEENEAMASLVKKHNAYAYLGLAEGPTPGEFRQLDGAPVNYTNWYPGEPRGRGKERCVEMYTDGQWNDKNCLQYRLAICEF